One window of Dendropsophus ebraccatus isolate aDenEbr1 chromosome 13, aDenEbr1.pat, whole genome shotgun sequence genomic DNA carries:
- the ANKRD35 gene encoding ankyrin repeat domain-containing protein 35 isoform X2: protein MKKIFSCSTSQFPVDKWNRHDQKFMEAVEKGDAKKVSSLLAKKQIRATKTGPGGQSAFHLAASRGLVDCISVILSHKVEINAKTDDGCTALHLASSNCHPECVRLLLQHGAHEDSIDFHSRTPLHCAATSGCVSSVLLLCDAEDTLMDAADDDGRTPLMIAAQRNHPTVCSLLLDRGAQVDLYDRDRKTALIMACEKGNIQAAETLITKGADPTLRDNKGCDALHYTDLSRDDSLRKLVQAALDRRKKNEQHSRLYDSPSASKAVPQTPSREQELVFMWKKRYEEEQKRGVWLQGELMMKTQDLERISEERRHESGRIRDLAGTLEYLLQGDDGADRPKTEDHHFSDTCDLLTQLLERVKSLKDQQLKEHIHREETIQGLSAESNKAGMMEELHQEEVKRLQGEAASAREREESARRRVTELEGHLENMREVLSQFEKRKRIQSTVVEDLQEQISEVTREKEELLVLLQKVQEQEGNMDNVHPERLENGQDFPNNKVLSNFIKRLKSNCVPVDIRQGNGISQGFSGYVPKDVLEKNVDNWKTSIAGLENYMAAVERLQKSGSGKKDSALINGGAGEENNRHQLAKETSEHHRQVETDVACLLADKTDQSKNSVTQVESGSAQDLTKSTDSLKQKITDLEAQLSSLKGSHENLLTRTNQVVQEKQNLEEGLLALQESMQSEFTMRQETEKRCKDYKHQILALSDELLAEQDKLKKLNARLEAQQNEMVMLRDSFPPEVSQEESGRSVEMFSSDVLEKLYWNVGTLVRKYNDALQEAAALQKENLKLLDDQMQTISMTEHKNILNEIKNQLHAKIRETDDLKQRLFQTMGNVVELKEQLAAQTSNSIPKEEFESRLVDLERIVTALKEENEACKVALEGKCEEVIILKQQLEQETEEGQALRLKEASMVQEMETVRAGLEIQIKALREEIQGLSEKYTQASKEAEGCKEMLSSEKEKVLLLEGKVHQLTKEADDLRIQAKKYEEENGHLTEKCEHVSKASQEKQEKMVQSMKEMESLTKEIDRQQKRCEELASKLEDANKHHQEIISIYRTHLLNAAQGYMDEDVHLTLHWILKMQNEMVY from the exons GTTCCATCTTGCTGCCTCCAGGGGACTCGTGGACTGTATCAGTGTCATCTTATCCCACAAAGTAGAAATCAACGCCAAAACTGATGATG GTTGCACCGCTTTGCACTTGGCCTCCAGTAATTGTCACCCGGAGTGTGTGAGGCTTCTGCTGCAG CATGGAGCCCATGAAGATTCCATAGATTTCCACAGCCGGACGCCATTACACTGTGCCG CCACCTCAGGATGCGTCTccagtgttctcctcctctgtgaCGCAGAAGACACTCTTATGGATGCTGCTGATGAT GATGGACGGACGCCGCTTATGATTGCCGCCCAACGTAACCATCCCACTGTGTGCTCTTTGCTGCTGGACCGCGGGGCTCAGGTGGACCTCTACGACCGGGACAGGAA GACGGCGCTGATCATGGCCTGTGAAAAGGGCAACATCCAGGCTGCAGAGACGCTGATCACTAAAGGAGCCGACCCCACACTGCGCGATAACAAAGGCTGCGACGCTCTGCATTACACCGATCTGTCCAGGGACGATTCTCTCAGGAAACTAGTCCAAGCCGCTCTGGACCggaggaaaaaaaatg AGCAACACAGTCGACTTTATGATAGTCCTTCTGCTTCCAAG GCCGTCCCTCAGACCCCgagcagagagcaggagctgGTCTTCATGTGGAAGAAAAGATATGAAGAAGAGCAGAAGCGAGGTGTGTGGCTTCAAGGAGAGCTGATGATGAAGACCCAAGACCTAGAAAGGATATCTGAGGAACGTAGGCATGAGAGTGGTCGCATCAGAGACCTGGCAGGCACACTGGAGTATCTACTCCAAGGGGACGATGGTGCTGACAGGCCCAAGACAGAAGACCACCACTTCTCCGACACTTGTGATCTCTTAACACAACTTCTTGAGCGCGTTAAGTCCTTGAAAGATCAGCAGCTGAAAGAACATATCCACCGAGAAGAAACTATCCAAGGTCTCAGCGCTGAGTCTAACAAGGCGGGAATGATGGAGGAACTACACCAAGAAGAGGTGAAACGTCTCCAGGGTGAAGCTGCCTCTGccagagagagggaagagagtGCCCGGAGGAGAGTGACAGAGCTGGAGGGGCACCTTGAGAACATGCGGGAAGTACTGTCCCAGTTCGAGAAGAGGAAGCGGATACAGAGCACAGTGGTTGAAGATCTGCAGGAACAGATTTCAGAGGTCACACGTGAAAAAGAAGAGCTGCTGGTCCTGCTGCAAAAAGTGCAGGAGCAAGAAGGAAACATGGACAATGTCCATCCCGAGAGACTTGAAAATGGTCAAGATTTCCCTAACAACAAAGTACTCAGTAACTTTATAAAAAGATTGAAAAGTAACTGTGTACCTGTAGATATAAGGCAGGGAAATGGAATATCCCAAGGATTCTCAGGTTATGTGCCAAAAGATGTCCTAGAGAAGAATGTCGATAACTGGAAGACGTCCATCGCAGGATTAGAGAACTATATGGCTGCGGTGGAGAGACTGCAAAAGAGCGGATCCGGGAAGAAAGACTCAGCACTGATCAATGGGGGCGCTGGTGAGGAAAACAATAGGCATCAGCTGGCGAAAGAGACCAGTGAACATCACAGACAAGTAGAGACTGATGTAGCCTGCTTACTGGCGGACAAAACGGACCAAAGTAAAAACAGTGTAACCCAGGTGGAGAGCGGGTCAGCCCAGGACCTTACAAAGAGTACAGACTCCTTAAAGCAAAAGATTACGGACTTAGAGGCACAGTTGTCATCTCTGAAGGGGAGCCACGAGAATCTCCTCACCCGTACCAACCAGGTCGTTCAAGAAAAGCAGAACCTAGAAGAAGGCCTCCTCGCTCTACAAGAAAGTATGCAGTCCGAATTCACCATGAGACAAGAAACCGAGAAACGTTGTAAGGATTACAAACACCAGATCTTAGCCCTGTCCGATGAGCTGCTGGCAGAACAAGACAAGCTGAAGAAGCTGAACGCCAGACTGGAGGCTCAGCAGAATGAGATGGTCATGTTACGGGACAGCTTCCCTCCAGAGGTTAGTCAAGAAGAAAGCGGCAGATCCGTAGAGATGTTCAGCTCCGACGTCTTGGAGAAGTTGTACTGGAACGTCGGGACTCTCGTAAGGAAATACAACGATGCCTTGCAGGAGGCGGCCGCTTTGCAGAAGGAGAACCTTAAGCTTCTGGATGACCAGATGCAGACGATATCCATGACGGAACACAAGAACATCCTCAATGAGATCAAGAACCAGTTACACGCCAAGATCAGGGAGACAGATGATCTCAAGCAGAGGTTGTTCCAAACCATGGGCAATGTGGTGGAACTCAAGGAACAGCTGGCGGCTCAGACTTCCAACTCCATTCCCAAAGAAGAGTTTGAGAGCCGCTTGGTGGACTTGGAAAGAATAGTTACAGCTCTGAAGGAGGAGAACGAGGCCTGTAAAGTGGCCCTGGAAGGGAAATGTGAAGAAGTCATAATCCTCAAACAACAGCTGGAACAAGAGACGGAGGAAGGGCAGGCTTTACGGCTTAAGGAAGCCAGCATGGTCCAGGAGATGGAGACGGTCAGGGCTGGTCTGGAGATCCAGATTAAGGCTTTACGGGAGGAAATACAGGGGCTTTCTGAGAAATATACCCAGGCTTCAAAGGAAGCTGAAGGTTGTAAAGAAATGCTGTCATCTGAGAAGGAGAAGGTGCTGCTCCTAGAGGGGAAGGTTCACCAGCTGACCAAAGAAGCCGACGACCTGAGGATCCAGGCCAAGAAGTATGAGGAAGAAAATGGCCACCTTACTGAGAAGTGTGAACACGTCTCCAAGGCTTCTCAGGAGAAACAGGAGAAG ATGGTGCAATCCATGAAGGAGATGGAGTCCCTGACTAAGGAGATTGACCGCCAACAGAAGAGATGTGAGGAGCTGGCCAGCAAACTGGAG gacgcCAACAAACATCACCAGGAAATAATCTCCATTTACAGGACTCATTTACTCAACGCAGCTCAG GGTTACATGGATGAAGACGTCCACCTCACCTTACATTGGATCCTGAAGATGCAGAACGAGATGGTTTACTAA
- the ANKRD35 gene encoding ankyrin repeat domain-containing protein 35 isoform X1, whose protein sequence is MAAMRKWQSLFTKQTYRPTAVDKWNRHDQKFMEAVEKGDAKKVSSLLAKKQIRATKTGPGGQSAFHLAASRGLVDCISVILSHKVEINAKTDDGCTALHLASSNCHPECVRLLLQHGAHEDSIDFHSRTPLHCAATSGCVSSVLLLCDAEDTLMDAADDDGRTPLMIAAQRNHPTVCSLLLDRGAQVDLYDRDRKTALIMACEKGNIQAAETLITKGADPTLRDNKGCDALHYTDLSRDDSLRKLVQAALDRRKKNEQHSRLYDSPSASKAVPQTPSREQELVFMWKKRYEEEQKRGVWLQGELMMKTQDLERISEERRHESGRIRDLAGTLEYLLQGDDGADRPKTEDHHFSDTCDLLTQLLERVKSLKDQQLKEHIHREETIQGLSAESNKAGMMEELHQEEVKRLQGEAASAREREESARRRVTELEGHLENMREVLSQFEKRKRIQSTVVEDLQEQISEVTREKEELLVLLQKVQEQEGNMDNVHPERLENGQDFPNNKVLSNFIKRLKSNCVPVDIRQGNGISQGFSGYVPKDVLEKNVDNWKTSIAGLENYMAAVERLQKSGSGKKDSALINGGAGEENNRHQLAKETSEHHRQVETDVACLLADKTDQSKNSVTQVESGSAQDLTKSTDSLKQKITDLEAQLSSLKGSHENLLTRTNQVVQEKQNLEEGLLALQESMQSEFTMRQETEKRCKDYKHQILALSDELLAEQDKLKKLNARLEAQQNEMVMLRDSFPPEVSQEESGRSVEMFSSDVLEKLYWNVGTLVRKYNDALQEAAALQKENLKLLDDQMQTISMTEHKNILNEIKNQLHAKIRETDDLKQRLFQTMGNVVELKEQLAAQTSNSIPKEEFESRLVDLERIVTALKEENEACKVALEGKCEEVIILKQQLEQETEEGQALRLKEASMVQEMETVRAGLEIQIKALREEIQGLSEKYTQASKEAEGCKEMLSSEKEKVLLLEGKVHQLTKEADDLRIQAKKYEEENGHLTEKCEHVSKASQEKQEKMVQSMKEMESLTKEIDRQQKRCEELASKLEDANKHHQEIISIYRTHLLNAAQGYMDEDVHLTLHWILKMQNEMVY, encoded by the exons GTTCCATCTTGCTGCCTCCAGGGGACTCGTGGACTGTATCAGTGTCATCTTATCCCACAAAGTAGAAATCAACGCCAAAACTGATGATG GTTGCACCGCTTTGCACTTGGCCTCCAGTAATTGTCACCCGGAGTGTGTGAGGCTTCTGCTGCAG CATGGAGCCCATGAAGATTCCATAGATTTCCACAGCCGGACGCCATTACACTGTGCCG CCACCTCAGGATGCGTCTccagtgttctcctcctctgtgaCGCAGAAGACACTCTTATGGATGCTGCTGATGAT GATGGACGGACGCCGCTTATGATTGCCGCCCAACGTAACCATCCCACTGTGTGCTCTTTGCTGCTGGACCGCGGGGCTCAGGTGGACCTCTACGACCGGGACAGGAA GACGGCGCTGATCATGGCCTGTGAAAAGGGCAACATCCAGGCTGCAGAGACGCTGATCACTAAAGGAGCCGACCCCACACTGCGCGATAACAAAGGCTGCGACGCTCTGCATTACACCGATCTGTCCAGGGACGATTCTCTCAGGAAACTAGTCCAAGCCGCTCTGGACCggaggaaaaaaaatg AGCAACACAGTCGACTTTATGATAGTCCTTCTGCTTCCAAG GCCGTCCCTCAGACCCCgagcagagagcaggagctgGTCTTCATGTGGAAGAAAAGATATGAAGAAGAGCAGAAGCGAGGTGTGTGGCTTCAAGGAGAGCTGATGATGAAGACCCAAGACCTAGAAAGGATATCTGAGGAACGTAGGCATGAGAGTGGTCGCATCAGAGACCTGGCAGGCACACTGGAGTATCTACTCCAAGGGGACGATGGTGCTGACAGGCCCAAGACAGAAGACCACCACTTCTCCGACACTTGTGATCTCTTAACACAACTTCTTGAGCGCGTTAAGTCCTTGAAAGATCAGCAGCTGAAAGAACATATCCACCGAGAAGAAACTATCCAAGGTCTCAGCGCTGAGTCTAACAAGGCGGGAATGATGGAGGAACTACACCAAGAAGAGGTGAAACGTCTCCAGGGTGAAGCTGCCTCTGccagagagagggaagagagtGCCCGGAGGAGAGTGACAGAGCTGGAGGGGCACCTTGAGAACATGCGGGAAGTACTGTCCCAGTTCGAGAAGAGGAAGCGGATACAGAGCACAGTGGTTGAAGATCTGCAGGAACAGATTTCAGAGGTCACACGTGAAAAAGAAGAGCTGCTGGTCCTGCTGCAAAAAGTGCAGGAGCAAGAAGGAAACATGGACAATGTCCATCCCGAGAGACTTGAAAATGGTCAAGATTTCCCTAACAACAAAGTACTCAGTAACTTTATAAAAAGATTGAAAAGTAACTGTGTACCTGTAGATATAAGGCAGGGAAATGGAATATCCCAAGGATTCTCAGGTTATGTGCCAAAAGATGTCCTAGAGAAGAATGTCGATAACTGGAAGACGTCCATCGCAGGATTAGAGAACTATATGGCTGCGGTGGAGAGACTGCAAAAGAGCGGATCCGGGAAGAAAGACTCAGCACTGATCAATGGGGGCGCTGGTGAGGAAAACAATAGGCATCAGCTGGCGAAAGAGACCAGTGAACATCACAGACAAGTAGAGACTGATGTAGCCTGCTTACTGGCGGACAAAACGGACCAAAGTAAAAACAGTGTAACCCAGGTGGAGAGCGGGTCAGCCCAGGACCTTACAAAGAGTACAGACTCCTTAAAGCAAAAGATTACGGACTTAGAGGCACAGTTGTCATCTCTGAAGGGGAGCCACGAGAATCTCCTCACCCGTACCAACCAGGTCGTTCAAGAAAAGCAGAACCTAGAAGAAGGCCTCCTCGCTCTACAAGAAAGTATGCAGTCCGAATTCACCATGAGACAAGAAACCGAGAAACGTTGTAAGGATTACAAACACCAGATCTTAGCCCTGTCCGATGAGCTGCTGGCAGAACAAGACAAGCTGAAGAAGCTGAACGCCAGACTGGAGGCTCAGCAGAATGAGATGGTCATGTTACGGGACAGCTTCCCTCCAGAGGTTAGTCAAGAAGAAAGCGGCAGATCCGTAGAGATGTTCAGCTCCGACGTCTTGGAGAAGTTGTACTGGAACGTCGGGACTCTCGTAAGGAAATACAACGATGCCTTGCAGGAGGCGGCCGCTTTGCAGAAGGAGAACCTTAAGCTTCTGGATGACCAGATGCAGACGATATCCATGACGGAACACAAGAACATCCTCAATGAGATCAAGAACCAGTTACACGCCAAGATCAGGGAGACAGATGATCTCAAGCAGAGGTTGTTCCAAACCATGGGCAATGTGGTGGAACTCAAGGAACAGCTGGCGGCTCAGACTTCCAACTCCATTCCCAAAGAAGAGTTTGAGAGCCGCTTGGTGGACTTGGAAAGAATAGTTACAGCTCTGAAGGAGGAGAACGAGGCCTGTAAAGTGGCCCTGGAAGGGAAATGTGAAGAAGTCATAATCCTCAAACAACAGCTGGAACAAGAGACGGAGGAAGGGCAGGCTTTACGGCTTAAGGAAGCCAGCATGGTCCAGGAGATGGAGACGGTCAGGGCTGGTCTGGAGATCCAGATTAAGGCTTTACGGGAGGAAATACAGGGGCTTTCTGAGAAATATACCCAGGCTTCAAAGGAAGCTGAAGGTTGTAAAGAAATGCTGTCATCTGAGAAGGAGAAGGTGCTGCTCCTAGAGGGGAAGGTTCACCAGCTGACCAAAGAAGCCGACGACCTGAGGATCCAGGCCAAGAAGTATGAGGAAGAAAATGGCCACCTTACTGAGAAGTGTGAACACGTCTCCAAGGCTTCTCAGGAGAAACAGGAGAAG ATGGTGCAATCCATGAAGGAGATGGAGTCCCTGACTAAGGAGATTGACCGCCAACAGAAGAGATGTGAGGAGCTGGCCAGCAAACTGGAG gacgcCAACAAACATCACCAGGAAATAATCTCCATTTACAGGACTCATTTACTCAACGCAGCTCAG GGTTACATGGATGAAGACGTCCACCTCACCTTACATTGGATCCTGAAGATGCAGAACGAGATGGTTTACTAA